GCTGTGACACATACGAGATGTCCTTAAGGTTTTCGACAGAGACCTGGCGGTTGACGCTGAAGCCTCTTTCAACAGTTGCCTGCCCGTGGCTCAAGATGAGATAAAGCCGGATAACCTTCCACAAGTGCATGTAGGATGAGTCACCCTTCAACAACTCAAGGTAGAACTCGTCCAGGCCAAGAGTGTGTTTGTAAAACTGCCGCAGGTTGTGTTTCTTTTCTTGCAGAAGTTTTGTGTATTCCCCAAGGACAGAATCGCGCTCATGCTCACCCAATCGACAAACTGCAATAAGTGCGTCTAGGACCTTTCTGAAGCCTGCAAGGCAGTCATCTGGCTTTGAGGCCATTTGACGGAAATCAAGAGATGACAGGTTCCTAACCAGATGGTATGTCAGTGGGCTTTTCTCCAGAATCTTCTTGGTTGTGCTTACAAGGAACTGTTTGCATTCAATCCTAAAGGCAAATACATCTTTGGCGCTCACCTTCGCGGCTTTGAGTACTTGTTCAGCAGCGTGCCCAATATCAACTTTCTCTGATGATACATGGTTATTTGGGTCTGCGACGTCCATCTTCAGCATGCCGACAACTCCTGTGGAAGCGGACAGCACCGAGCACTTCACGAATCTCGCAAGAAGCTTCCTCACGAGGCACTCGAGATCTCTTTTCAAAAAGAACACCAGTGGTTTGTCCAGCTGATATTCCGTGAGGAACGGTTTTAGAATCATCGCGATGCCCAGAGCAAACTTCAGTTTGGCCAACAGCAGTGGGTCCTGGCAAAAGTCGCTGAGCTGGATGAACGATGCACACTTTGGCAAGTTCacctctttcttttttgcacatGCGACGTACTTTTGCACGTCACCCCAGAGGGTTATGGCACGTTCAATGACGGGAACATTTTCTACCCAGCGATGAGAAGCGAAGTTGAGAGGAAATGTTACTTGGCCTGTCACAGTAGAGAAGTCTTCCCTTCGCGCAGGCGCATCATGAAAAATGGCACTGAGGCTTGAGAGGAGATTCTCTAGGCCCCACTTGCTGGCAACAACGCCCGCCCTGTACGCGTTATGTATGGTATGAAGTCCGCAAGTGCCCAGGTCCAAACACTGAACTTGATGGTTTTGCTGCAGGTATTCCTGCATTCCTCTAAAACACTTCAGGTTGTGGGGATGCTGACatccccccctgtaaagttgtctgcgccgcgtggcgcacgtgtctcgccccaaggctttatttcggtggtgaccaccaccgggcgatagatggcgttgtgttcgctttgagtaccactgttggtaaagtagtagcgccggcggtggcccctggcggagggcaggccttggtggcgggcgagcgttgagcgagtctcttctgcgcgtggcggctgccgcgaacggttgtctgtcgcgtgggcccccccggtgctcggcaccgtgggcttcgcgccggggtcccacgtggagggcaggcgttggcgacgccgccttgggtatgtgttagtgtgttgggtgtgttagtgtgtgtttatcatgttattgtgtgtttagtgtgtcactgggttaggttgtttgtatggtagcgtgttagttaaaattgatgtaacattcggcggacgatatcgtcgtctaaattagttaataaatgtatgtatgttgtgtgctttgtaccaaccgtgtccactgtgtccgttcactccaagagcgtggcgtggcgcgcgttcgcctcgccgagaccccacactggcgcccaacgtggggctcttggggtatcggacgacagtttttgcggttcggtacaggggttttgttagagccggagtagagtaggcttaggggggacttctttgctagcgtcggtggtgtgctttgttgagaagcgaggagattggttttgtaacgtgtttcaatttgtcggcaggttgactttctattttttttgctcgcaagtgttgttatttttgttgttagttttcaaaaagttgttgaattaggacgagagccatgcggtccgcatcctggggtgagcaaggcctagagcaggtggtttgtaggccaggcccgaagcgagtgagtgcggaagcctcgtgggtggtccgattttctgtaaatagcttctatatctttgggctcagggagccgggcgtcgttgctgacttgtattgcggctcgacgccgaggcgtcgtgacaccgcccggggcggtggacgctggtcgctcggtaagctgctgtgtgcggcgagcgatagggccacctcacagagtggacgtctcctcgcggctgcctcttctgcgcctaggctgggtgctgggtggatgccggttgttgccgagtgactaattaggcctaaggctctacgcagccgcctgtcgcacgtggcacaactaggtggatcgtggcgtggAGGTGTTGCGCTCCGCTTccctcaccttttttttcttgtgagcacgagttaggaaaagtgattttttttatgggcttctcggccgccaccgatgtattagctagcagtactgaccaccgtaccacgtggccgaaaagcctgaagctccctcccctgggccgcgctcctttgtttctttcgagttttgttttttgttgatgtattcagtgggagggatgtcatccacggccggctgtcctgcacatcgtcagcgtcgttggccaggaatgcggtcgtgaggtcgggcgatggagatgcctgggacctgtgcaactgcctgcagtccggcgccctcgcgagtgctggtcgcaactggaagacgtgtcggcgctagcgacggatcgtcgcgccgacggcaacgttgctgttgcggggccggtactgagctGAAgccgagccggacagtgcagcagtgtcgaccagtggcggtgtcgtggtgcaaggacattatggtcgtgcgatatcatttttttttgttaaagcttgtgtagctaatttttgatttcgggatatggtttcatttaaggttgggggaatgtggggatGCTGACatccccccctgtaaagttgtctgcgccgcgtggcgcacgtgtctcgccccaaggctttatttcggtggtgaccaccaccgggcgatagatggcgttgtgttcgctttgagtaccactgttggtaaagtagtagcgccggcggtggcccctggcggagggcaggccttggtggcgggcgagcgttgagcgagtctcttctgcgcgtggcggctgccgcgaacggttgtctgtcgcgtgggcccccccggtgctcggcaccgtgggcttcgcgccggggtcccacgtggagggcaggcgttggcgacgccgccttgggtatgtgttagtgtgttgggtgtgttagtgtgtgtttatcatgttattgtgtgtttagtgtgtcactgggttaggttgtttgtatggtagcgtgttagttaaaattgatgtaacattcggcggacgatatcgtcgtctaaattagttaataaatgtatgtatgttgtgtgctttgtaccaaccgtgtccactgtgtccgttcactccaagagcgtggcgtggcgcgcgttcgcctcgccgagaccccacaaggTTTACATTGGGGCCATCCATTGACAGCTGAACAGCTCTCGCCAGCGGCAAATCTTCCAGGGCACCCAGAAGCTTCTCTTGAAGGTCTTCGGCAGTTGAATGTCTTATGAACACCGACGTATAAAACCTCGAGGTCACCCGCTCGGGCATTGTGCTCCAGTGGCGCACATGAATGTCCATTTGTTTCCTCTGCAGGTAGTCGTTCAAAGACTCGTCGAACAGAACGGTGTAACCGTCCGACTGCTCCAATTCGCGTTGCAGGCACGAGAGAAAAAACGGTCTCAGACCATGGCACACCACGTATGCAGATTTCCTCTCACTGCAGGAAAATGCCTTAGCGATTTCACTGTCCGGGAACATTTTCTTGAAAAGGTCCCCCGTATGTGCGGACGATTTGTAGGAGTAGTGCGCCGTGACCATTTTCAGGGTCCACAGTATCTCCGCCTCGACCACACTCTCATGAGCTTTGCACAGGCTGCTCACATCCGACGACGTTGAACTTGAAGGAGTTGGCTCGACGCGTTGCTTCTCAACAGCTGGGAAGTGGCTCCGCACAGTACTATGAGCTGTGGTTGCTGTCATGTTCTCCACATGCTTTGCGCTTTTCATGTGACTTTTGAGGGCAGACTCCCCCATTGACGACACGTCGAATGTTTTTGCACATACCTTGCACTTAGCTCGATGCGAGTTCGATGTGTCCGGAGAAATACACTCTTTATAAGCAGCACCGGTTAACCACGCGTGCTGGAAGTTGCACTTTCCCGGCATATTGCAGCTGCAGAAGACGACTTGGTCTATCCACAGACCATGTTTCCCACTACACCAGTAGGGTAGGCTTAGCTTTGGTCGTCGCTACCGCTGCAACCACGCCAAACTGTCGTACAGCGCAGTAGCTACAGGAGTGGATTGGATTGGATGCCTTGCTGGCTCCAGTACATAGTTGCCAGGCGTTCAAGCAGAATTCGCTAAAACTGGCTGAACCGAAGCCTATTGACGAGATTCAAGGAAATTTAAGGACCTGaaaaaattcaagggttttcaaggccttgaaaatgcCATTATCAAATTCCAGGGTTTTCAAGGGTTTCAAGGACTGCTACGAACCCTGTCCATAAAAAGTTTTCAATTAACGAACCAGGAAGCAAATGCGGTATTTTGTGCAAGCGCAATAACCACGACGTCTGCCCGACAGGAAACTGTTAAGCGCATAGAGGACGTGATAGCACGTGCCACGATGAGCGGCGCGCGGCCGAAGCCATGCCAGCGATGTGGTAGTGGttggaagaggaaaaaggcacctaatttctgcagcctagTAGGAAGCACAGCGCAGAGGTACACTGTAGTCGCATTGGCACTGGTGCAAAGGCTTATCAGTCACCAAGGCAACCGTCCTCCTCCCTTACTCGGCGAGCCTGCGCAGTGTCCCGCGgtcttttttcattctttttttccttctctctgtTCTTTGTTCGTTCACTCTGTGTCCCTCGTCCTCTGTAATGACCTCGTCGTTCGCTCCCCAGTGCCACGCCTCCTTTCAGAAGCGCACTCTATCACGTTTGTCACAAACAATTTCCGGCAACCACATAATAACCCGTTTTTCATATTCGGGGACAGCACAATAAGCGGTATGCGTATGCATGGGGTTCTATGAGTGGGTAAACGGGAGTAGGAAAAGACCACATTATAGGGGGTCTGCACTATAAGTGGTTACGTTATAAATGGTCTACACTGTAAATGTATGTGTTGTTGGTTTATTTAAACCGTGTCTACTGTAATTGTTTACTTCAAGAGCAAGGCGCTCTGCACTTCGAGACCACACAAGGTGAAAGAAGCCGTCCGCATTCTTGCTCCTATCTTTTCATTGGCCGATTTCTGTCAGCTCACGTGACACGCAAGAAACGTGCAAGGCAACGCTAACAGTACTTGCATGCACAATTTTCTCCCTTTTTGCAAACATTGTTGCGTGGCATCATCTGGTGTCTTTTACAAACTACCAACAAGGTGGCAGTAGTGGAACTTTCATGTTAAGGCTTTTGAATTTCTGTAAAACCACCTATATTGATGGTGGAGTTGCACGCACAACATCTTCACTCTATGACAATGCCAGATAGTCAAGAATCTGACGGCTTCTCGTCTGTTCAGGGACAAACATGGTGCAATATAACAAAAACAGTGACGAAGGCAAagtacaaaaaaattaaaaagacattTGCCTCCCTACACTGGAGCTGAAGCGTCTTTTTTACTTTCTGTGTATTTTACCTTAGTCAGCGTTTTCGTTATATTGCACCGTCGAAATAACAATCACATGGGTGGAAGCGGGCTTCAGTCTTTTGGAGCATCTTTGGGAGCAGAAATAATGCGGTTTTAGAGCCACTTTGAAGCAGTAAAAAAAGGAGTTTCGGAGCAGCTCCGGAGCAGCAAGAGGTGCGTTTGTTTTAGAGCATCAaaatttagttttggagcagGTTTCTCGAGCCACACATCACTGTTAATTAGTAggtttgtgcgaatagtgaatttcaggttcaAAGCAAACTCAAAGCGAATAGtaattttggtcgaataatttcgaattgaaTTGAAGTAGTATATACAGTGGACCCTCACTAAACGAAAATCTGTTgaatggaactgctgcttaaatgaaacttcctctgatatgattggtttcattTTTGAATGCTGCAACCTCCTTCACCTCacagtaaacagaactcctgctaaatgaaacacattttccccatcccttcaggttccgtttaacgagagtctactgtaaggcataaaaaaaaactggcatattTATCATAACCTAATTGACCtgcacaacattttttttaaatgaaaataaggCCTTTAGGcaaattccatttttttttttcattcaaaggaagtcAGAACAACTCTGAGTAGTAGCAAGATCTGACTTTCAGTacgatgcgagtgataacctgtaaaatacgtaacattttaaaatttagaTTGGAGCATACGAGCAAACATAAGTTCTTAAGCTTAAAAAATGATGAACTgatttgagggtaatatgttcTCTTAAATAAGCTTTGGTacacttcttcaagtagccatggaatggattcccTAAAGAAGCTTATTTTCACTCCCACAGGAATTTTCACAATTTGTCCAAAACGAGAGGAGTTGCAAAAACTTGTCGCATACTGCAatttcattctctcttctcgtcctgacgaaagcgctggaggctAAGCATGGAGTGATGGCACGGAGAGAGAAAAAACATCACACTCTTGAGCTCTTTCTTTCTAACTCTCTtgtttcgtcgttttttttttctttttttttttagtatgctGCCTTTCACAGGGATCGTGCATGTACGCCTGCACAAGTGGCGGTCTCCCGAGGCAGCAccagtaacgaccgagcacgCCATACTCAATTCAGGCAATGGCTGATACAACGGCTGTGTGGAttaatttttgagcttgtggcaTTATTTTCCCAGAGAAGTGAGCAATTTTTTtactgactttgagaatttattgtgaattgcaggcaaCACACTGTGCTatgatatttggctcgcgtgttctcagcGGCCTCAACCACCGAGTGGCTGCGTTTTCATGCTGAAAAGGTGTTGCAcagcccctttaaatttgaagtgaAACTTCGTGGCAGAGCGAATTTCCCCTGGACGCGTACTTTCACGGTTCAGCACGCCTAAGCTGCAGTGAAGCCACCTTCACAAGCAATTACATGCGGATTgatatacacctattcgttcattctgaattcttcaaaattttcaataatttgaatTGAAATCGAAGCAAATTCAATTACTATACTTATTCgatcgaatattcgaagcattcaaatTTTCACACAAGCCTAATGATAAGAATTCCTGCTTTCGGGTAAATACAATACATTTCAGTGCTTTTTATTAAGCATGCAATGCTGATCAAGCGACCAGACTTATCCCAAATTCATATATATTAAACTTCACAATACTAAAAGTGAAAGCACTGCATCTAAAAAAAACATAAGTGGCGCTCTGGGCAGCTACTAGACctcaaatgaatgaaaaaaatttgTTAGAATGTTGCAATGCTTATAATGTGATTATAACCCTGCATTCAACATGAACAACAACTAAAGCCTAGAAATGAGCTACTATAAAATGAAATTTATCTTTGTACTAAACCCACAGGACTTTATAAGAATAAATGTAAAAAACTCATGTTCTGGTCATTGAAGTGCCACAGCTGATATGAGACCCACAAGAAAATTTAGATGCACTTGCTGTGCTATTGCTAGACAATTAAGTGAAAATTCTTCATTACGacagaaattatatggacactcgacGGGTTTTCGCTATCGCAGCCATATTCTGCCTAAACTACAAGCTGGCAAGCAGAGATTAAAAAACATGCCCGACCTCCGTCGCTCAGAGGGCACACGCATTAGCATCCCACagcgtgttagaactgccgtcgaatgctcaaacagagagGAGACATTTCGCCAGTCTTGTCGCCTGTTTTGAACAAGCATGAAAAGACATGGGGGAAACGGGGGGATCCCTAGAGCAGAAACTGTGAACTTTGATACCAATCAAGGGGATAACTGCAATAGCTGGTGCGCACGATATTGGCTCGTAAACCATTTTACATGGTCCGCTCTCAACGGGAAGAGATTGTGCGAAAAAATCATTTCTCCCCGAAACAGCTGTACTTTTTTTCTCACACCAGGGTTCTGTAGAGTGTCACGATGTTGAATCCAAAGCAGTTAGCTGTCAGCCtccgtattgtcacggggtcagaAAGCAGCCTCTCTTttcatgaactttttattttagctaacttgtgcccgaaaaacAAAACATCACACTTCAAGCAATACACATTGCagactgatagtggcgaacacAGAGCATCGGCCATCGATAATCTGCCACACAGCAAAGTGCtgcggcatttatacatgtggcaTAGAAAATTCTAGCCTTATCGCTAACGGCCACGTAAGTCCCAAAACTAACAGCAATGCACCTGTTGTGCGCGTAATCTCACCGgaaggttctaagattatctaGATAGTCCCCAGTCATTCAGGCATGGTTTGCGCAGGCAGCGTTACACGCGTAATGGTGCGGTAtcgaaaaaactgaaaaaaaaaaaaagagcgcgtgCAGCACTACCACTATAACATTACAAATTGCTGCTATTGCAGCCACTTCTACGCCGGTGAgaccctttttttttcagtttattgaCAAAAACTTACCGCACAATTGGTGAGCAACTGGCGAGCACAGCACGCGCTCGGCGGTTGCTCGGCAATGGTGCGGCGGCAACAGCACTGTCATTTATATAGCTTGCCTTACGGCTTTGCTGGTAAAACATACATAATGAGCTATGCACACAAACGCCACCTTAAGAAGAATCATGCATTGTGTTCACGTGGCGCAATGTTCAAGCACGATCCAAATTACGACGTTTGATATGGACGCGGCTGCGTCCTTTGTGTAGGCCACGCGTGTCACTTGGCCGATAATAAAATTCTCGACTAAATTTGGCGTTGCACTTGTAAATTGCCGTTTAGGCACGCCTTAGCGGAGCAGGTCAGATTATCACAGCATGACACAATTCGTACAGCACTTCCACCCTTACAATCATTATTCTCTGGCGAAAAAAACTAAAGAGCCAAAGAACAGTAATGCATGCTTGTGCATTTCATGCCGGGCACATGAAGTCGACGAACAGCCAACATGAAGAGTTGACCTTTGTCACCTGATCAAGATTAAGCACCTACAGTGTTGTCAAAAAATGGTACACCATGGGAGTAGCTTACCTGAAGTGCTCGAGCAAGCGGCGTGAGTCTTCTGTACAATTGTTTTCCCTGAAAAGAGAAGCCCAGTTGGTGCTCATtggcctgtgtgtgtgtgtgtgagcacaCTCACCCGAGGTGGCAGGTGTCCTCCCTGTGCATCCATTGCCTCGGTCATGAGCCAGGCGAGCACTGCACACAGCCGCTGCTGTTCTGTCTGTCGAGCTTTGCGCACCGCCACCAAGAGCCGGTCACATGGCTTGAGCCAGGCATTTATAGATGGCGTCATCGTGCTAAGCAGATGCCAGTCCAGCCTGATCACACCAAGCCACTGATCAGTCACTGCTGGGCAAGCATCGCATATGCGGCCATATACAGTAGAACCCCGATatctcagaaaacaaaacagcatGAAAGGGACACACACAACAGTGCTGACTCGCAACCAAATTTATTCGTCCACATATATTGCACAGTCCTAAATTAAAGAAGAACAACGATAAATGATTATAGAATGATAAAAAGGATCAAAACACCACCCTCATCACTGCCaaccatgtacattgagcatacAGCCATCTGACAAGTAATAAACTTTATTACTCATCGAGGCAATACTTACGCATGCCCATCCGAGCAATTCCGATTTCAATGCCTCCAAATTTTCTCATGTAAGCTGGTGCCGATGACGCTTGACAACCGTGCGCTGCTGAAATTCAGGAATGCAACCACACTCTCATCTCTTCTTTTTTGCGTTTCGACCTACACAAATATATATTGTGCTGTATTGATGAATAAATTTTTAGGTAAGCATTTCTCTTTGTGTACTCCAATTTTTTAGCGCTcagttttttgtgctgttttattTTCTGAGACTCCGTACCGAAATGCCTAAGCATCCAGTTTAGTTGCATCTATATTTAGTACAATAGGCCCTTTTAATTGTTTGACTGTCCATTCTTGTGTCATGATAACCTTGTATGCCATTGGTCTTTGCAATGCATAAAAATTCTCCTTTCTCAACCAGCATAAGCATCTACCCCAGAAATGCTCGCCTTCTTTGGTGGCTTCAAGCCTTTGCAAGGACATAAAGTTAGAATTCTCAAAGCCATGAGTCTTAAGTCGCACCGAAAGACACACTTCTATAAGAAGTGCCTGTTGCTTCCACTCCGAGGTGATACATACACGAATGAAAGCAGGAGATGGCGAGAGCACCGCAACTTTGTGAATTCGACTGCTGAATTTCGCTGGAAACTGGTGCTGATGGAGCTTCGAGATTCGTTACCAAAGAAGTCTTGGCAGGGCAGGCACTCTGCTCGTTCTTTGTGTTTAGTGTCCCTTCCTAATGTTATGGGGGTTTATTGAGGTACACAGTAACCGGGAAGATAGCAGTAGCAGCAAGCAAAGCGTAGCCAGGGAGCGAACAGCCAAGCAAGTCAGGCGATGGCAATGTGCTTTCGCATGTGTccattttcttcttcacaataaccCCCACTATCGAGAAGTACCCATCCAGGCGACCTAAAGAAAAGTCAGAGGGTCATAATACAGCTTGAGACGGTTAATGTGGCCTCTCTCTCGCCGCCGCCGACAAAGGTCGGAAGATGGTGTAAAGGGTTCAATCACATAATTAACAGGAGAGGTCTGCGCAACCCCGCGGTAGGGTCTGTGATACTGCGGAAGAAGCTTAGACGAAAGGCCGGGAGCAGCAACTGGCGGGACCCATTGCCACACGAGAGAGTCGACAGTGAAAGGGTCAGAAGGGATGTCAAAGTTGTGACGCTGTTTTTGGCGACACTGTTGGTCGTAGGTGAAAAAATGGGCCAGTTGTCGGCATTTCTCGGCGTGGTGAGCCACTGCAGACACAGGCTGGTAGTCATCAACATCTGGATGATATGGTAGAATCGTATCAATGGTGCTAgtgggttctcggccgtatagcaAGAAGAATGGTGAAAATCCGGTGGTGGCTTCGGAGgtggtgttataggcgaatgtgaCAAACGGAAGAACAAGACCCCAAATGCAGTGGTCTGAcgcaacgtacattgacaacatgtaaACCAGAgttcggttaaatcgttccgttaatccgtttgtctgtgggtgatatgcAGTAGTGGTGCGGTGAATAATTCTGCATTCGGATAGGAGTGATTGCAACACCTCTGAGAGAAATACACGGCagcgatcactgagcagttcatgAGGGGTGCCATGGCGGAGAACAAAGCTGCGTAGAATAAACGAGGAAATGTCCTCGTCTATTGAAGCAGATAATGCAGCAGTTTCAGCACATCTTGTCaagtgatccacggcgacgacaattCAGCGGTTGCCAGCACCAGTGCATTGAAGAGGCC
The nucleotide sequence above comes from Rhipicephalus microplus isolate Deutch F79 chromosome 2, USDA_Rmic, whole genome shotgun sequence. Encoded proteins:
- the LOC142783840 gene encoding uncharacterized protein LOC142783840; translated protein: MQEYLQQNHQVQCLDLGTCGLHTIHNAYRAGVVASKWGLENLLSSLSAIFHDAPARREDFSTVTGQVTFPLNFASHRWVENVPVIERAITLWGDVQKYVACAKKKEVNLPKCASFIQLSDFCQDPLLLAKLKFALGIAMILKPFLTEYQLDKPLVFFLKRDLECLVRKLLARFVKCSVLSASTGVVGMLKMDVADPNNHVSSEKVDIGHAAEQVLKAAKVSAKDVFAFRIECKQFLVSTTKKILEKSPLTYHLVRNLSSLDFRQMASKPDDCLAGFRKVLDALIAVCRLGEHERDSVLGEYTKLLQEKKHNLRQFYKHTLGLDEFYLELLKGDSSYMHLWKVIRLYLILSHGQATVERGFSVNRQVSVENLKDISYVSQRIVCDAVSKAGGILNVDITKELRKSVAASHSRYRAYLKDTKKQVMEQTKASKRSHIEEEIESIKTKKRRLEATIADLTACADKYALRAEATSDITLIVKSNSLRKTANEKSLELADMDESLQGKLLELKT